One Thalassotalea sediminis DNA segment encodes these proteins:
- a CDS encoding FAD-binding and (Fe-S)-binding domain-containing protein produces MRESIKVNTFSTFLTALKGTLDDSQIITDKLQRYAFGTDASFYRLVPKLIIKIDNEQQLVDVMKLSYQHAVPVTFRAAGTSLSGQAITDSVLIILSHKWNNVDILEKGKKITLQPGVIGAHANRALLSYGRKIGPDPASINSCKIGGIAANNSSGMCCGVKNNSYHTMADMRIVMADGTVLDTANLLSRERFCRQNPKLIGEITDLANKIKNTPALAAKIAHKYRLKNTMGYGVNALLEYTDPIDIISHLMIGSEGTLGFISNITYNTIAVDPFSAVGLFVFDDIQVACELVQKLTSMSVSAIELMDGTALNSVTDKLKAFISVQTLSPRHAGLLIELSASTSDGLTHKLALVEQHIKDCDSHLVAAKTFTQDKLDIEKLWAIRKGMFPAVGAARAVGTTVIIEDVALPIEDLANGVNKLHQLFDRYGYHDAIIFGHALDGNLHFVFSQSFEDNEEVERYSQFMRAVSNLIAIDFQGSLKAEHGTGRNMAPFVEMEWGEDIYQVMKLIKTSFDPLNILNPGVIINDNENAHLLDLKSLPQSDDIIDKCIECGFCEPVCPSKNYTITPRQRIAVWRRISELNARKQRGVLTDSQQLEYKALTQQYQFYGIDSCAATGLCAHHCPVGIDTGQFIHTLREKNNQSQRVQQFSAKHFDKVLWGANKAVKLIANTSKVIGEKNTKRIFKCLNTLTFNKIPLWQSSWPNGVESRDEEQKLPSLIDPTTREQKPKVVFISSCTNRVFATDEKAKDQRSITTVLAAILAKANIELIIPESIDNLCCGKPWLSKGNKNVAEQKAQQLIDTVEAASDNGRWPIVIDASPCALTLNQLKHANILELSEYLLMSVVPRLAISKTSEPIMLHKTCSSIQHDGAKALTTLAGLCSDNVIIPNDINCCGFAGDKGFFLPALNKSALAPLSAQIPKNCQRGFSNSRTCEIGLSQHSGVPYQSILYLLDEVSKSAQA; encoded by the coding sequence GAAACTGTCATATCAGCATGCAGTTCCGGTGACTTTTAGAGCAGCTGGTACAAGTTTATCTGGTCAAGCAATCACAGATTCTGTGTTGATTATTTTGTCTCATAAGTGGAATAACGTAGATATTTTAGAAAAAGGCAAAAAAATAACACTTCAGCCCGGTGTTATTGGTGCTCATGCTAATCGAGCGTTGTTAAGTTATGGTCGTAAAATTGGCCCTGATCCAGCGTCGATAAATAGTTGTAAAATTGGTGGCATAGCGGCTAATAATTCATCGGGTATGTGCTGTGGTGTCAAAAATAACAGCTACCATACAATGGCTGATATGCGTATTGTTATGGCAGATGGGACAGTATTAGACACGGCAAATTTATTATCGCGAGAACGATTTTGTCGCCAAAACCCTAAGCTAATTGGTGAAATAACCGATTTAGCCAATAAGATTAAAAATACCCCAGCGCTTGCCGCGAAAATTGCCCATAAATATCGCTTAAAAAATACCATGGGCTATGGTGTTAATGCTTTGTTGGAATACACAGACCCCATCGATATTATTAGTCACTTAATGATCGGGTCTGAGGGGACCTTAGGTTTCATCTCTAACATTACCTACAATACTATTGCTGTGGATCCGTTCTCGGCGGTAGGTTTATTTGTTTTTGACGATATCCAAGTCGCTTGCGAACTGGTGCAAAAATTAACGTCAATGTCAGTCTCCGCCATTGAGTTAATGGATGGTACGGCATTAAATTCAGTAACCGACAAATTGAAAGCGTTTATTTCAGTGCAGACGTTGTCTCCTCGCCATGCAGGATTACTGATCGAATTATCTGCTTCAACCTCAGACGGTTTAACACATAAATTAGCGCTTGTTGAGCAACATATCAAAGATTGCGATTCCCATTTGGTCGCGGCAAAAACCTTTACGCAAGATAAGCTTGATATTGAAAAGCTGTGGGCGATTCGCAAAGGCATGTTTCCAGCTGTGGGCGCAGCAAGAGCAGTAGGTACAACCGTTATTATAGAAGATGTCGCGTTACCGATAGAAGATTTGGCTAACGGCGTAAATAAATTACATCAACTCTTTGATCGTTACGGTTACCATGATGCGATAATTTTTGGTCATGCCTTAGATGGCAACTTACATTTTGTGTTTAGTCAGTCCTTTGAAGATAACGAAGAAGTAGAACGATATAGTCAATTTATGCGTGCTGTTTCAAACCTTATTGCGATTGATTTTCAAGGGTCCTTAAAAGCAGAGCATGGTACTGGCAGAAATATGGCGCCATTTGTGGAAATGGAGTGGGGAGAAGATATTTATCAGGTGATGAAGTTAATAAAAACGAGCTTTGATCCACTAAATATTCTAAACCCTGGTGTCATCATTAATGACAATGAAAATGCGCATTTATTAGATCTGAAATCACTTCCGCAATCAGACGACATTATTGATAAATGCATTGAATGTGGCTTCTGTGAACCTGTATGTCCTTCAAAAAACTATACGATAACGCCGAGACAGCGTATTGCCGTTTGGCGGCGCATAAGTGAATTAAACGCTCGAAAACAACGTGGGGTACTAACAGACTCACAACAACTAGAATACAAAGCCTTAACTCAACAGTATCAGTTTTATGGTATTGATAGCTGCGCTGCAACAGGTCTTTGTGCTCATCACTGCCCTGTGGGTATAGATACTGGCCAGTTTATACATACGCTTCGAGAAAAAAACAATCAATCTCAGCGGGTTCAGCAATTCAGTGCAAAGCATTTTGATAAAGTACTATGGGGGGCGAATAAAGCGGTTAAGTTAATTGCCAATACGTCAAAAGTGATTGGAGAAAAAAATACTAAACGGATATTTAAGTGTTTAAACACCCTAACCTTTAATAAAATACCGCTTTGGCAAAGCAGTTGGCCTAATGGCGTAGAAAGTCGTGATGAAGAACAGAAGTTACCTTCGTTAATCGATCCAACAACGCGTGAACAAAAGCCCAAAGTTGTTTTTATCTCTTCGTGTACAAACCGCGTTTTTGCAACAGACGAAAAAGCCAAAGATCAACGCTCGATAACAACCGTTTTAGCGGCTATTTTAGCCAAGGCAAACATAGAATTAATTATTCCAGAATCAATTGATAATTTGTGTTGTGGAAAGCCATGGTTGTCTAAAGGCAATAAAAACGTGGCCGAACAAAAAGCACAACAACTTATTGATACAGTTGAGGCTGCTTCTGACAATGGCCGTTGGCCGATCGTGATTGACGCTAGCCCCTGTGCTTTGACGTTAAACCAACTAAAGCACGCAAACATTTTAGAGCTTTCAGAGTACTTGCTGATGTCGGTCGTTCCTCGCCTTGCGATCTCAAAAACGTCTGAGCCTATAATGCTGCATAAAACCTGTAGCAGTATCCAACATGATGGTGCGAAGGCACTCACTACACTAGCTGGCTTGTGCAGTGATAACGTTATTATTCCAAACGATATTAATTGTTGTGGCTTTGCGGGCGATAAAGGTTTTTTCTTACCCGCATTAAACAAAAGCGCGTTAGCGCCTTTGTCAGCACAAATCCCTAAAAATTGTCAACGAGGTTTTAGTAATAGTAGAACCTGTGAAATAGGCTTGAGCCAGCACAGCGGCGTACCTTACCAATCTATTCTTTATCTATTAGATGAAGTAAGTAAATCTGCACAAGCGTAA
- a CDS encoding TonB-dependent receptor, whose translation MKLKKVALCIGLGLGAISSANAATDIRGKVLSEATGSSVEGVVVTAKSNVMPKARTAVTRADGSYSLPALLPGNYELSFKTQDGKVQTAQVQVFLDQTSKLNMVLVDPSQPIEVISVSGSYIVREGDSALTNSIGAKAIESLPVGQDFRDMMKLIPGVQYSENSTLGVNAGGSGRDNKYGFDGVDVSLPMFGNLSAEPSTHDIAHVSMDRGGAKAIGFNRSGGVAVNSKSKSGTNEFHANLEYKIQNKNFVADRDIEDKELAQYTTDKSWISGNVSGPIIEDELFFYGSFYRPEVTRDNKETAYGPAKDYKSVREEYFGKFTWAPTEDLLLDLSYRTSDRNGRGLSVGSLDQDSTSNGDDATQDILLFEGSYLINDSTTLSFKYSEFDYETVGAPDTTFDDVNPRIGDSLPLGQLDQIGLFRVPELDEDSDVYDNATAQMLIDQYGYVGDDGAKRGGGSIGGDNEFNNQNFYRDSFEIALDHTLEVGEAYHNLHFGFQFKENTEVLSRLSNGWGYIEYVGGEQFDNYEGDTPVYYAASVQQMSLETETGDVVAPITSSSKSYNIEVNDTIEHGDFIYNVGFVISKDVLYGQDLKANSSNVSGYEIALGHKYKMHTIDFKDTFQPRLGITWNYAEDATVFANYASYNPEASSLARAASWARNSQKSMDVLFDKNGDYIADQPASGSSGKFFQKGIKPKRIDEITIGATKSVTDRLYVKGHVRHRELTHPWEDTWNGSRLYGEYGPFGGVPAHIAEKGLYIENLDEMRAEVGGSSYVIAELDDAKNTYYEVSLEAEYSADRYFASVSYTWSHYYGNYDQDITSGASDGNLFIGSSNLADGIGRQLWDGKYGKLNGDKPHVLKAYGYYTTDWEANIGAYLVYQSGDVWEKWDGDLYGSSNDTIKYAEHAGSRREASHWQMDLNYTQNFTVFDNYTVKFRADLFNVFDNQTGYNYNPYADSETFGKPRSLINARRLQLSVNIGF comes from the coding sequence ATGAAACTTAAAAAAGTAGCCTTGTGTATAGGGTTGGGACTGGGTGCTATTTCCAGTGCTAATGCAGCTACAGATATTCGAGGTAAAGTATTGAGTGAAGCGACAGGATCTTCAGTAGAAGGTGTTGTTGTAACCGCTAAGAGTAATGTAATGCCTAAAGCTCGAACGGCTGTTACTCGCGCTGATGGTAGTTATAGCTTGCCGGCACTATTGCCTGGTAATTATGAACTTTCATTTAAAACCCAAGACGGTAAGGTGCAGACTGCACAAGTTCAAGTATTTTTAGATCAAACCTCTAAACTGAACATGGTGCTAGTAGACCCTTCTCAACCTATCGAAGTGATTTCAGTTTCTGGCTCTTATATTGTGCGTGAAGGTGACTCGGCATTAACAAATTCAATTGGCGCAAAAGCGATTGAATCGTTACCGGTAGGTCAAGATTTTCGTGACATGATGAAACTTATTCCAGGTGTGCAATACAGCGAAAATTCAACACTTGGTGTAAACGCGGGTGGTTCAGGCCGCGATAATAAATATGGTTTTGATGGTGTAGATGTATCACTACCTATGTTCGGTAACTTATCTGCCGAGCCTTCTACACATGATATTGCTCATGTATCTATGGATCGTGGTGGTGCGAAAGCTATAGGTTTTAACCGTTCTGGCGGTGTAGCGGTTAACTCTAAATCTAAATCGGGTACCAATGAATTTCACGCCAACCTAGAGTATAAAATTCAAAATAAAAACTTTGTAGCCGACAGAGATATTGAAGATAAAGAATTGGCGCAATATACCACAGATAAGTCTTGGATATCAGGTAACGTCAGTGGCCCAATTATTGAAGATGAACTGTTTTTCTACGGTTCTTTTTATCGCCCAGAAGTTACGCGAGATAATAAAGAAACCGCATACGGTCCTGCAAAAGATTATAAAAGTGTTCGTGAAGAGTATTTTGGTAAATTTACTTGGGCGCCAACGGAAGATTTACTTCTCGACTTAAGCTATCGTACTTCAGATAGAAATGGTCGAGGTCTATCTGTTGGTTCATTGGATCAAGACAGCACCTCTAACGGTGATGATGCAACGCAAGATATCTTGTTATTTGAAGGTTCATACTTAATTAATGATTCAACTACATTATCCTTTAAATACAGTGAATTTGATTATGAAACCGTTGGCGCGCCAGATACTACATTTGATGACGTAAATCCACGTATTGGTGATTCATTACCATTGGGGCAACTTGATCAAATTGGCTTGTTCAGAGTACCGGAACTTGATGAAGATTCAGATGTTTATGACAATGCCACTGCACAGATGTTGATTGACCAATACGGTTATGTTGGTGACGATGGCGCTAAACGTGGTGGCGGCTCAATTGGTGGTGATAATGAGTTTAATAACCAGAACTTCTACCGAGACAGTTTTGAAATTGCACTTGATCACACATTAGAAGTGGGTGAAGCATACCATAACTTACACTTTGGTTTTCAATTTAAAGAAAATACCGAAGTATTAAGTCGATTATCAAATGGCTGGGGCTATATAGAGTATGTTGGCGGTGAGCAATTTGATAACTACGAAGGTGACACACCTGTTTATTACGCGGCTAGCGTGCAACAAATGAGTTTGGAAACTGAAACGGGTGATGTTGTCGCGCCAATCACTTCTTCTAGTAAGTCTTATAACATTGAAGTAAATGACACTATAGAACATGGCGACTTTATTTATAATGTTGGTTTTGTCATCAGTAAAGATGTGCTTTACGGACAAGATTTAAAAGCTAACTCTTCAAATGTGTCAGGATACGAAATTGCATTGGGTCATAAATACAAAATGCATACCATTGACTTTAAAGACACTTTTCAGCCGCGTTTAGGTATTACCTGGAACTATGCTGAAGATGCAACCGTGTTTGCAAATTATGCAAGTTATAACCCAGAAGCATCGTCTTTGGCGCGTGCGGCATCTTGGGCACGTAATTCACAAAAATCGATGGATGTACTCTTTGATAAAAACGGTGATTATATTGCTGACCAACCAGCGAGTGGCTCGTCAGGTAAGTTCTTCCAAAAAGGCATTAAGCCTAAGCGTATTGATGAAATTACCATTGGTGCGACAAAGTCGGTGACTGATAGATTATATGTAAAAGGCCATGTAAGACATCGTGAACTAACACACCCTTGGGAAGATACTTGGAATGGCTCTCGCCTTTACGGCGAATATGGTCCATTTGGCGGTGTTCCAGCGCATATTGCTGAAAAAGGCCTATACATTGAGAACCTAGATGAAATGCGTGCTGAAGTGGGCGGTTCGTCTTATGTTATTGCTGAACTTGATGACGCTAAAAATACTTACTATGAAGTGAGTTTAGAAGCTGAGTATAGCGCAGACAGATACTTTGCCAGTGTTTCATATACGTGGAGTCATTACTACGGTAACTATGACCAAGATATTACCAGTGGTGCCAGTGATGGTAATTTATTTATCGGTTCATCTAACTTAGCGGATGGTATTGGTCGTCAACTTTGGGATGGTAAGTACGGTAAATTAAATGGTGATAAACCCCATGTTTTAAAAGCGTATGGTTATTACACCACTGATTGGGAAGCTAATATTGGTGCTTATTTAGTGTATCAATCAGGTGACGTATGGGAAAAATGGGATGGTGATTTGTACGGTTCTTCAAATGACACTATTAAATATGCTGAGCATGCAGGTAGTCGCCGTGAAGCGAGCCATTGGCAAATGGACTTAAACTACACGCAAAACTTTACCGTGTTTGATAACTACACCGTAAAATTCCGTGCAGATTTATTTAATGTCTTTGATAATCAAACTGGTTATAACTATAACCCATACGCCGATAGTGAAACTTTCGGTAAACCGCGTAGTTTGATCAATGCTCGCCGCTTACAGTTATCAGTAAATATTGGTTTTTAA